The genomic stretch GCCGTCCCCAGCGGGCCGGTCACCGGGCGCGTCACGGTGCTGCCGGCGCTGGGAGGCACCCTCCAGGCCAGCCTCTCTCCCTTCGCCGGACTGCTCCCCGAGGCGCTGCGGCCCGAGATCACGCCGGGGCAGCTCACCGCGCAGCTCGCGCCGACCTCGGCCACGCTGGCGCTCCAGGGGACGCGGTACCAGGGCGACCCGCTGGGGCTGGACGCCCGCGTGTCGTGGCAGGGTGGTCTGCGGGCCAGCGGCACCCTGAGTCATCCCGGCACCCGCCTGCCCGTGCGCTACGACGGTCAGACCCTGAGCATCGCCGGTGCCGTGCTGGACGCCCGTGCCCTGCGGCCGGTGCTGCCCGGGGCCCAGGGCCGCGCCACGCTGGACGTGCAGGTGCCGGGCCTGGACATCGCCCGCGCCAGTGCGCGTGCCCGCGTCGACCTGCGGGCGCAGGGCCAGCGGGCCGCCGGCAGTGTCCGCCTCGTACGCGGGCAGCTCTCGGCGGATCTGACGAGCAGCCTGGGCGGCGTCCCGATCCGCGTCCGTGGCCCGCTGTACCCCAGCGCCGACGCGACCCTGACGTACCAGACCCTGACCGGCACGCTGCGCGGCGCGGCCGACTCCGCCCTGACCCTGCGCGTGACCGGCACGTACCAGCAGCAGGCGGTGAACCTGACCGCGACCGCCACCGGCCTGACCGGCACCCAACCCGCCCTGCGTGTGGCGGGCCGCGCCGCCGGAGCCGACGTGACCCTCGCCGTGACCCGCAGTGCCGGCACGGGCCTGGATGGCTGGAAGACGACCGGCAGCGTCGTGCTGGCCGATCTGAAGCCCCTGACCGGGAGCGCCGGCACCGTCCAGGCGACCGTCGGCGGTACGCTGGCCGACCTGCGCGTGACGGCGCGGGGCGAGGCTGCTGGGGTGGCCTTCACCGCGCCCCTGTCGTACCGGGACAGCTCCCTGCGCGTGGCCGGGGCCACCGCCCGCCTGCCCCTGGGCACCGTGCGGGCCAGCGGCACCGTCCTCCCCGATCTGGCCCTGAGTGCCCGCGCCACGCTGACCTCCGGCGTGCCCGGCACCTACCTGGCCCAGATCGGCGGCACCTTCGCCCGGCCCGACGTATCGGTGCAGGGCCGGCTGAGCGGAGGCGTGGCGGGACTCCAGGCCGCCGGCACCATCCTGGGTGCGCACCTGCTTGGCCAGGACTACCGCGCCGTCATGACCGGCCCCCGGCTGGCCGGCAGCGTGCGCGGCCAGCTCGGCTCGAACGCCCTGGGCGGCCTGCTCGACGCCCAGCTGAAGCTGGACACGACCTATCTGGCCGGCCCCACGCGGGTCGATCTGCGCGGTACCCCCGGCTGGAACCTGCGCCGGGGCTGGAGCGGAACACTGCGGGCCACCGGCACCGTGCCCGGTGGCCCGCTGGACGCCGTGCTGGACGGCGCGGGTGCCCTGAAGCTCGCGGGCATGGTCGGCCTGCCCCCGCAGCAGGCCCGCGTGACCGGCACCCTGCCCGCGTCTTTGCCCTTCCGCCCCGGCGGCACCGTGACCCTGGCCGCCCTGGACGCCGGGGCGCTGTGGGGCCGTGCGGATCAGCTGCGCGTGAGCGGCACCGCCACCCTGGGCGGCCGGACGTGGAGTGCCCTGGAGGCCGCCTTCCAGGGCGCCGTCGCGGACAGCGGCGACGACCTGAGCGGTGACGTGTCCCTCAGCTACCGCGCCGGGAACGTCGGCATGCGGCTCGTCGGGCCACGGGTGTCGGGAAGCGGCCGCCTGAACGCGGGGCGCTACGACGTGACCCTGCGTGCCCAGCCGGTGCGTGTGGCCCGCCTGCTGCCCGCTGGCCTGAACATCCCCACACTGGATATCGCGGGAACGGTCGCGGCCACGGGCACCCTGAGCGGTGGCCCTCAGAGCGTCACCGTGCGCTCGCTGGCCGTGCGCGGCGAGCAGGGACAGGCGGGGCCGTTCAGCGTGTACGGCAGCGCCACCTACACCCCGCAGCGCATCGACGCGGCCCTGAGCGGCAGTCTGCGCGGCGGAGTACTGAGCGCCCAGGGCGCGCTGCCGGACGGCGTCCGGATCACGGTGCGCGATCTGGCGACCAGCTATGTCGGTGCGGCCAGCCTGGGCCAGGGTACCCTCGGGGCCAGCGTGACCGTGCGTGGCCGGGTCACCGACCCGACCCTGGAGGGCACCGTCAGTGCCCGCACCGATCTCGTGGACGCCCTGCTGACCGTGGCCGGCCGCGCCGCCGACCCCCACCTGACCGCGCGGGCCACGCTGCTCGGGGCGGCCAGAGGCACGCTCTACGCCGATCTGAGCGACCTCGACCTTCCGCAGGGCCGCGTGACGGCCCACGTCTACGGCACAGCCGGCAGCGGCGGCACTGAGGCCGACCTGGATCTGCGCGGCACGTGGCCGCAGCTCGCCGGCACCATGACCGCCCGCGTGGCGGGCCTGACCCAGCCTGTGACCCTTGCTGGCGACGGCCGCGGCACCTACCGGCTCGACGCCGGGCCGCTGGGCGGGGGTAGCCTGACCCTGACCCGCACGGCTGGCTTCCTGCCTGCCCTGAGTGGTGCCCTGAGCCTCACGCCGCTGCCTGTGGTCGGCGGTCTCGGCAGCGCCACCGTGGACGCCACCCTGGGCGGCACGCTGGCCGCTCCGACCGTTGCGGCGCAGCTCGCCACGCGGGGCGCTTCGGTCTCCGGTGTGGGCCTGAACGACACCACGGGCACCGTCGCCTTCACGCAGGGCGTCCTGAGCGGCACCCTTGCCCAGCGCGGCGCGACGGTCGCCACGCTACAGGGCAGTGCGGTGACCCTCTCGGGGCTGGCACTGGACGTCGCCGGCAGCCGCGTGGCCGTGAGCGGACGGGCCTCGCTTCCGGGCACCGCCGACGTGACCGTGGCCGCCAGTGGCACGGTGGACGGCACGCTGCGGGCCACCTACGCGGCACGGGCGCTGGCCGTGCAGGGCCGCGTGACCGGCCCGCAGGATCTGGAGGCCACGGTCAATCTTCGGCTCGACCCACTGACCGGCTGGCATGGGGGTGCCCAGGTGCGCGGCGGGCCCGCCGGAGTGCTCACGAGTCCGGCCGAACTGACGGTCAGCGGGCCCCTCGCGTTCCCCCGCGTCGGCGCGCAGGCGGGCGTGCTGGGGGCGGGTGCCCGGATCGTCGCCACGGCGCGCTACGTGCAGCTGCGGCTCGTCGATGGGCCCGGTGCGTCGGCCAGCGGCGTCGTGGAACTGCGGCCGGATGGGCAGGGCGAGTGGTCGTGGATCGGCGCGGCCCAGCTGACCCGCCCGGAACTGGGGATCAGCGTGACCCCCAGCGGCCCGCTGGCCGATCCCAGCGTGCTGCTCAGCGTGCGCCGGGGCGAGTGGCGGGCCTCCGGCACCGCCAGCCTGCGCAGCGCCGACCTGACCGTGACGGACGGTGAACGCGACGGCCGCGTCACGTGGAACGGCTCGCAGGTCGCCGCGACCCTGCCCGGCCTGCGCCTGTCGCGCCTGAACCTGCCCGGCTACGACGGCACCGTGACCGCCTCGGGCCAGGTGCAGTCCGACGGGCAGGCCGGCGCCCTGAACGTCCGCCTGGAGGGGCTGCAGACCCCACTGGACGTGCCGTACCTGGGCATCGACCTCTCGGGCGACGTCCGTGCGGACATCACCCTGAGCGGTGGCCAGCCCGCCGTCCGGGCCACCGCGACCCTGCCGGCTGGCACCCTCACGCTGGACGCCGCGCAGGTCGCAGGTCGCTGGACGGGGCGGGTGGGGGGACAGGTGACCAGAGAGGCCGGCACCCTGGCCGTGGACATCGGGGCGGACGCGAATGGACTGACCGGAACGGCCACCCTGAACGACTATCCGGTCGAGGCCGCCGGACAGAACCTCGCGCTGGACGGCACCCTGACCCTGGCCGGGCAGACCTTCACCGCCGCGCTGACGGCCGCGAGCGGCGTGGGCAGCGCCAGCGTGGACGCCTCGGGCGGGATCGCGGACGTGCTGCCCGCCGCGTCGTCGGTGCTGGCGGTGGCCCCCACCGATCAGGGCTACAGCGTGCGGGCCACGCTGGACGGTCTGGAGGTCCGCGACCTCAAGCTCGCGCCGGGCCTCTCCGGCCCCCTGAGCGGTGAGGCCACCCTGCGGGACGGGGGCGGCACCTTCGTCGTACAGGCCGATCCGCTGACCATCGGCAGCCGGACACTGCCCGCCCGCATCGAGGGCACGCAGGTCTCCGGCGACTGGCGGATCCGCGGGTTCCTGGGCGAATCTGAATTCACGGCGGGCCTGAGCGGCGGCGAGGTCTTCGGCCAGGGCAGCCTGCGGGCCCTGCCGCTGGGCGCGGTGGTCGGTGCGGTGGCCGGCACGACCCCCGGCGAGGGGGTGCTGACCGGCGTGGTGCGCTTCCGCTTCCCGCTGGGCGACCCACTGGCGGGCAGCGCCACCGTCGTTGCCGAGCGCATCCGTGTGAGCGCGACCTCCATGCAGAACGGCGTGCCCATGACCGACACGCTGATCGGCAGCGGTTCCCTGGACTTCGCGGCGCGGGAACTGCGCTCGGTGAACATCCAGCTCGCCGGAGCCGGCACGTGGGACGTCCGGGGGCAGTACACCCGCCAGAAGGTCGATCTCACGGCCCAGTTCACCGACACGACCTTCACGCCGGTGCTGCAGCTCGTGCCGGCGCTGGCCGATCTGGACACCACCTTCAAGGGTACGGTCGTCCTGAGTGCGGCCGGAACCTACGACCGGCCCAGGGCAGCTGTGCGCGTGCAGAACGTCAGCGGCAGCGTCGCAGGCCTGAGCGTGCAGGTGCCGCGCTTCGCGGGGGATCTCCCGGACAGCGGCGCGTTCACGGCCGGCGGACGGGTGCTCACGGGCGGCGCCGTGGGCACGGACGGCACCGTGACGATCCGGGGCCAGCTGACGCTCGGGACGCTGAGCGGTACCGCCGTGACCTTCCAGGGCCTGCTCGCCCCACAGGCGCTCGGTGCCCTGCCGAACACCACCGCGGTTCTGGCCCAGGAGAGCGATTCCCGCTGGAGCGTGAACGTCCAGAGCCGCAGCGCTAGTGCGGCGAGCGGCACCGGTACCCTGAGCGTGACCGGGGACATCGCGCCGCGCTGGAACCTGCGTCTGGCCGCCCGCAACTACAACCTGCCGCTGGCCGTGGTCTATGGCCGCGACAGCGCGCTGAATGCCGATCTGAGCGCCGTCGACGACGGTACCGTGATCCGCGTGACGGGCGCGGCGGATTTCCTGCGCCTGACGCTGGGCCGGGTGGACGCGCCCACGACCATCCCGTCGCCGGGGCAGAGCACCGCCGCCCCCACGACGGGCCGCACCACCGACAACTACGCCAGCCCCCTGCCCGAGGCCTACACGACCTTCCCCAGACCCGCCGAGGAGCAGGCTGCGCCCGCCGCCCGGCCCTTCCTCCAGCGGCTGGTGCTGGAGGACATCCCCATCCGGGCGCCGAACGGCATCCGCGTGGACGAGAACCTGGTGCGGGCCGAGTTCAGCGGCAACCTGCGCGTGTCCGGCACGGGGGCCAGACCGCTGCTGGCCGGCACCATCCAGTCGCAGCGCGGCTTCATCTACCTGCGCGAGAACGAGTTCACGCTGCAGGACTCCACTGTCACCTTCGACGGTTCCGGGCTGTATCCTGCCTTCGACATCGCCGCCCAGGGTACGGTGCCCTCGTCCACGACCGGCCAGAACGTCCCGGTGGGTGTCAGTCTGAAGGGACAGTTCGTGACCCGCCCGACCGGCGACACGGTGCTCGATCTCACGACCACGCTGTCGTGTACCCAGTCCGGGCCGGCGTGCAGCGATCCCGCGACCAGCCGCGCCTACACCGAGCCGGAACTGTACGCCCTGGTCGCCACCGGCGTGCCCAACCTGACGGCCCTGCCCCAGAACCTGGGCTCGCTGGGCACCAGCGCCCTCCAGACGGCCCTCAACGTCTTCGTGCTGGGCGAGGTCGAGCGCACCATTGCCCGCGCGTTCGGGCTGGACGTCTTCCGCTTCACGCCGCAGCTCGCCAACGCCGACGGCTCGCTGGGGGCCACGCTGACCTTCGGCTCGTACCTGGGCCGCAACCTGTATCTGCAGTACCAGGTGAACCTGAACGGCGAGGGCCTGATCGACGCGACCTACAACACCCCGGACAACCGCTTCACCTTCCGGGTCAGCACGCCGATCACGGGCCTCGACCTGCAGTCCCTGCGCCCGAACTTCAGCACCGCCTATAACATCAGCCCGCGCACCAGCGTGAGCATCGGGGTCGAGAACACGCCCCAGACGACCCGCGTGCGCTTCGGCGTGATCTACCGCTTCGGGCAGTAAGGGTAGACGGAGGGGAAGACGCGGAAACCGCGCCCGGACGATCCGGACGCGGTCATGCGGAGACGCGGCTCAGCGCCCGACGGTCACGCTCGCGCGGGGCTCCAGGGCATAGAAGGCGACCACGGCCACCAGGGTACCCACCCAGCCGGGGGCGCTGCCCAGTTCCAGCTCGAAGGGGCGGCCCAGCACGGTGCTGCCCAGCTGCCCGACCAGTGTCTCGCCGGTCTGCTGCGCCACCACGTTCCACCCGACGATGGGCTCGCCCATGAAGCCGGTCACGCGATCCACACCGCGCAGCGTGAGCTTCTGGCTGCCCACGTTGCCGCGCAGTTCGCCGTCGGCGAGTTCGATCTTCACGGAGTCGGTGCCCACGGTGCCCTGCACGCCGCGCTCAGTGATCTCGAGGTCGATGTCCTTGCCATGCAGCTTGCCGCCCGCGCGGCCCTTGATCGTGTCGCCGTCGATGACGCAGCGGATGTCGTATCCGCTCTCGCCCCCGAGGCGTCCTTTGATGAGGTCGTCCATGCGCGGAAGTATAGCGGAGGGGGGGAGGGCGGCAGAGCGCAGACGGCACAGGGCGGGTGGCGCGGTTCCCTCAGGGGCCGACACTGCGGATGAGGCCGGTGCGCTCGAACCACTCGCGGCGGGTGAGCTGCGTACCGTCCTCGCCCAGTTGTACGCGGCCCACGTTCCAGCGCTCGAACAGGAGGCGCAGGGCACCGCCGAGCAGGGCCTCACCGAACCACGTGGGCGGGTCGCCGTTCCAGCGCAGGGTCGCGCCGTCCCACGCCAGGTGGGGGCAGGTCTCGTCGCGCG from Deinococcus sp. AB2017081 encodes the following:
- a CDS encoding translocation/assembly module TamB domain-containing protein, producing MTDEFRPPDPEAVPPVPEPAPPPRRRRVWPWVLAGVLTVLALVVAFLPTLLGGLLVRQFGGPAGVSAGRVGGTLWAPRIEDLKVAVPGVQATAGMAGVTVRGVDVARRVVTLDVAAADATVNLKLQQLFGSSGAPAGGGGSGWTVKLGTLDVQRTRVTVDGGGASIPDGQFTVQRGSDGTLAVRGTTKYGPANADVRVTPGTAGNIFTISFDADARIAQEYWPGVSGGRLAGQYVIGDGPLRGDVKLTDGVATVPEAKFVTVTGITGGATHRGDNISFKLAGTGWNGPVTATGGVDLKAQHWTVTADAAPTVGGLARALGTTGSGGLTLRVTAGGWSTVRVKAYAKGAGTLAGVEFSRANAEYSFLNENGQTAPQTNDLAFSTDTALAGASQRIEGRWAFNRTGRATVAGTFGQKALDVQATIDAQNTLSFSGSGLGGPLRGTLALAGLKLNAALNPTYGAAQARVAITGVPSDLRAVITNGQAGPFPLAGTAALDGRGLRVDLGTAAVDLDRSFRGTWRARNLQGAGLTLDGAGRIDLTGGDVTGTLAARVPGLTDTLRGPLDVNYVRQEGTFAPGGQRLTWAGDAFRASVRGLRATGGLNVDGDVTVTTTLKAFGTVTAQGNGFSVTATGRGTRASVRAVAGGVTVLADTGLSAPYDTTARVQGADIQGTLSMDQGVRFTLTTRGDTARGVIDGQNVTASGRVNLASLRPLLRVPDLAGTLDLNLAGTGGTARVDAAASGVSVAGTLTRAAGAVNAALTARAQGAVARVTGRVFPDVQTTGTVTAQGQTLNVGVSGPYGALSARATGRTGDLAFGGVTIPAQAVNLRGTLTPRLAVSGTWGDLSATYDAATGLARVSGQQALTAFGQAGRVQGRATWGPPTAGSAAWRGAVDLSGVLDQYTLSASGPWNALNLLVTDAEGLQARGTAALPDGRYTVDVRGPIAGQTGQKGLYVDGHIEGRGTEPRGQVTVTDGVGGRATVALRGFSDFDVQAQGLTLAGQTLTGDLSARANVLSGALTAGPLAVTAAGGRIRATGTFAAHTVTASGRLTLPATVSDLNVRVRGPYLDADARGGIADLRGTVTVKAMSYGTDPARVTVPAQTFPLTASVTGARATVGGLTYRAGTWVGALQARYTLAGTPGALRLVGTGSGLAAVPSGPVTGRVTVLPALGGTLQASLSPFAGLLPEALRPEITPGQLTAQLAPTSATLALQGTRYQGDPLGLDARVSWQGGLRASGTLSHPGTRLPVRYDGQTLSIAGAVLDARALRPVLPGAQGRATLDVQVPGLDIARASARARVDLRAQGQRAAGSVRLVRGQLSADLTSSLGGVPIRVRGPLYPSADATLTYQTLTGTLRGAADSALTLRVTGTYQQQAVNLTATATGLTGTQPALRVAGRAAGADVTLAVTRSAGTGLDGWKTTGSVVLADLKPLTGSAGTVQATVGGTLADLRVTARGEAAGVAFTAPLSYRDSSLRVAGATARLPLGTVRASGTVLPDLALSARATLTSGVPGTYLAQIGGTFARPDVSVQGRLSGGVAGLQAAGTILGAHLLGQDYRAVMTGPRLAGSVRGQLGSNALGGLLDAQLKLDTTYLAGPTRVDLRGTPGWNLRRGWSGTLRATGTVPGGPLDAVLDGAGALKLAGMVGLPPQQARVTGTLPASLPFRPGGTVTLAALDAGALWGRADQLRVSGTATLGGRTWSALEAAFQGAVADSGDDLSGDVSLSYRAGNVGMRLVGPRVSGSGRLNAGRYDVTLRAQPVRVARLLPAGLNIPTLDIAGTVAATGTLSGGPQSVTVRSLAVRGEQGQAGPFSVYGSATYTPQRIDAALSGSLRGGVLSAQGALPDGVRITVRDLATSYVGAASLGQGTLGASVTVRGRVTDPTLEGTVSARTDLVDALLTVAGRAADPHLTARATLLGAARGTLYADLSDLDLPQGRVTAHVYGTAGSGGTEADLDLRGTWPQLAGTMTARVAGLTQPVTLAGDGRGTYRLDAGPLGGGSLTLTRTAGFLPALSGALSLTPLPVVGGLGSATVDATLGGTLAAPTVAAQLATRGASVSGVGLNDTTGTVAFTQGVLSGTLAQRGATVATLQGSAVTLSGLALDVAGSRVAVSGRASLPGTADVTVAASGTVDGTLRATYAARALAVQGRVTGPQDLEATVNLRLDPLTGWHGGAQVRGGPAGVLTSPAELTVSGPLAFPRVGAQAGVLGAGARIVATARYVQLRLVDGPGASASGVVELRPDGQGEWSWIGAAQLTRPELGISVTPSGPLADPSVLLSVRRGEWRASGTASLRSADLTVTDGERDGRVTWNGSQVAATLPGLRLSRLNLPGYDGTVTASGQVQSDGQAGALNVRLEGLQTPLDVPYLGIDLSGDVRADITLSGGQPAVRATATLPAGTLTLDAAQVAGRWTGRVGGQVTREAGTLAVDIGADANGLTGTATLNDYPVEAAGQNLALDGTLTLAGQTFTAALTAASGVGSASVDASGGIADVLPAASSVLAVAPTDQGYSVRATLDGLEVRDLKLAPGLSGPLSGEATLRDGGGTFVVQADPLTIGSRTLPARIEGTQVSGDWRIRGFLGESEFTAGLSGGEVFGQGSLRALPLGAVVGAVAGTTPGEGVLTGVVRFRFPLGDPLAGSATVVAERIRVSATSMQNGVPMTDTLIGSGSLDFAARELRSVNIQLAGAGTWDVRGQYTRQKVDLTAQFTDTTFTPVLQLVPALADLDTTFKGTVVLSAAGTYDRPRAAVRVQNVSGSVAGLSVQVPRFAGDLPDSGAFTAGGRVLTGGAVGTDGTVTIRGQLTLGTLSGTAVTFQGLLAPQALGALPNTTAVLAQESDSRWSVNVQSRSASAASGTGTLSVTGDIAPRWNLRLAARNYNLPLAVVYGRDSALNADLSAVDDGTVIRVTGAADFLRLTLGRVDAPTTIPSPGQSTAAPTTGRTTDNYASPLPEAYTTFPRPAEEQAAPAARPFLQRLVLEDIPIRAPNGIRVDENLVRAEFSGNLRVSGTGARPLLAGTIQSQRGFIYLRENEFTLQDSTVTFDGSGLYPAFDIAAQGTVPSSTTGQNVPVGVSLKGQFVTRPTGDTVLDLTTTLSCTQSGPACSDPATSRAYTEPELYALVATGVPNLTALPQNLGSLGTSALQTALNVFVLGEVERTIARAFGLDVFRFTPQLANADGSLGATLTFGSYLGRNLYLQYQVNLNGEGLIDATYNTPDNRFTFRVSTPITGLDLQSLRPNFSTAYNISPRTSVSIGVENTPQTTRVRFGVIYRFGQ